A stretch of Ammospiza caudacuta isolate bAmmCau1 chromosome 18, bAmmCau1.pri, whole genome shotgun sequence DNA encodes these proteins:
- the CRYBB2 gene encoding beta-crystallin B2, whose translation MASEHQMPASKQQQASSKIAIFEQENFQGRCHELSGACPNLKEAGVDKVGSILVHSGPWVGYEQASCKGEQFVFEKGEYPRWDSWTNSRRSDSITSLRPIKVDSQEHKIVLYENPSFTGKKIEIIDDDVPSFHAHGYQEKVSSVRVQSGTWVGYQYPGYRGYQYLFEKGDYKDSSDFGAQHPQIQSVRRIRDMQWHQRGAYHPTN comes from the exons ATGGCTTCCGAGCACCAAATGCCAGCCTCCAAGCAGCAACAAGCCAGCTCCAAG ATTGCCATCTTCGAGCAGGAGAACTTCCAGGGCCGCTGCCATGAGCTCAGCGGGGCCTGCCCCAACCTGAAGGAAGCCGGCGTGGACAAAGTGGGCTCCATCCTGGTGCACTCCGGACC CTGGGTGGGCTACGAGCAGGCAAGCTGCAAAGGGGAGCAGTTTGTGTTTGAGAAGGGGGAGTACCCCCGCTGGGACTCCTGGACCAACAGCCGGAGAAGCGACAGCATCACTTCCCTGAGACCCATCAAAGTG GACAGCCAGGAGCACAAGATCGTGCTCTACGAGAACCCCAGCTTCACCGGCAAGAAGATCGAAATCATAGACGACGATGTGCCCAGCTTCCACGCACACGGCTACCAGGAGAAGGTCTCGTCCGTGCGGGTGCAGAGCGGAAC GTGGGTGGGATACCAGTACCCTGGCTACCGGGGCTACCAGTACCTGTTTGAAAAGGGGGACTACAAGGACAGCTCGGACTTCGGCGCTCAGCACCCCCAGATCCAGTCGGTCAGGCGCATCCGGGACATGCAGTGGCACCAGCGCGGTGCCTACCACCCCACCAACTAA